One Vallitalea pronyensis genomic region harbors:
- a CDS encoding ABC transporter substrate-binding protein, with translation MKLKGLLSVLCIMILITTGCSVKNKEDVSGDHTPSSKVNENAEDTKEAMDRTENDKPEKPSETEDDQPDEENKHPEGRAKEEDDHSGASKKMPEALTFDTIPERTAVGTVGLTELFDALNIDLVGVPSSRSYSVPKRYADLPTIGMSMQPDMEILKSLDVDMFITDASLQSGLEKSLADKKIKAAFVAASGYDDIMFSITSIGNAFGKMEEAAELIKKMQSKELKVMEKIKDKEKKKVMIIFGTPESFMLATDGAYIGDLAHRLGLENVTDTLEGKSPFLPFSIENVVSMDPDVILRFTHADPETSRKMFEKEFSENPVWNALSAVKQEQVYDLDPHYFGVVANIRCAEALSQLADMIYGE, from the coding sequence ATGAAGTTAAAAGGTTTATTAAGTGTACTATGCATCATGATACTCATAACAACAGGTTGTTCTGTAAAAAATAAAGAAGACGTCTCAGGGGATCATACACCATCTTCTAAGGTTAATGAAAATGCAGAGGATACGAAAGAAGCCATGGACCGTACAGAAAATGACAAACCTGAAAAGCCTTCCGAAACAGAAGATGATCAACCAGATGAAGAAAACAAACATCCAGAAGGCCGGGCAAAAGAAGAGGATGATCATTCAGGTGCATCTAAGAAAATGCCAGAAGCATTGACATTTGATACAATTCCTGAAAGAACAGCTGTTGGTACAGTGGGTTTAACCGAGCTATTTGACGCCCTTAATATTGACTTAGTAGGTGTACCATCTTCAAGGTCCTATTCTGTGCCTAAGCGTTATGCAGATTTACCAACCATTGGTATGAGCATGCAGCCAGATATGGAGATTCTTAAAAGCCTTGATGTAGATATGTTTATAACGGATGCAAGCTTGCAAAGTGGTTTGGAAAAGAGTCTTGCTGACAAAAAAATTAAGGCTGCCTTTGTAGCTGCCAGTGGTTATGATGATATTATGTTCTCCATTACCTCCATTGGTAACGCTTTTGGAAAGATGGAAGAAGCAGCAGAACTCATTAAAAAAATGCAAAGTAAAGAATTGAAAGTGATGGAAAAAATAAAAGACAAAGAGAAGAAAAAAGTCATGATTATCTTTGGTACCCCAGAGAGTTTTATGTTAGCTACAGATGGTGCTTACATTGGTGATTTAGCTCATCGTCTTGGACTAGAAAATGTAACAGATACCTTAGAAGGGAAGAGTCCTTTTTTACCATTTAGTATTGAGAACGTGGTATCCATGGACCCCGATGTCATTTTACGTTTTACCCACGCAGATCCAGAAACAAGTCGGAAAATGTTTGAAAAAGAGTTTTCAGAAAATCCAGTGTGGAACGCTCTAAGTGCGGTTAAACAGGAACAGGTATATGACCTTGACCCTCATTATTTTGGGGTTGTAGCCAATATACGTTGTGCAGAGGCGCTTAGTCAATTAGCTGATATGATCTATGGTGAATAA
- a CDS encoding FecCD family ABC transporter permease — MAKKWLSVKLIIIAIGLILAILLGICLGSVPISLSEIMESLTTSEYTVKKAIILDIRLPRVWMAVLVGANLSASGALLQAVMRNPLADPGITGVSAGASLVAIIILLLFPTYVVLVPIGAFIGGMIACGIVYILAWKNGQIEPIRIVLAGVAVNAILGGATGLLSLLNSDKIQGVMLWTNGSLAKVSWPDIKIMTIYTIIGILLALVCIRIANVLQLGDDVAKNLGYNVNRTRIFISVVAVFLAGISVAFVGIIGFVGLVVPHIVRLLFGSDYKWLLPVSMLMGGAVLVAADTLARMIAAPIELPVGTMMAMLGGPFFLYLLRRGNRR; from the coding sequence ATGGCAAAAAAATGGTTATCCGTAAAGCTTATCATCATAGCAATAGGACTAATTCTGGCTATTTTGCTAGGTATTTGTCTTGGAAGTGTACCTATTAGCCTAAGTGAGATCATGGAAAGCTTAACCACAAGTGAATACACGGTGAAAAAAGCCATTATCTTAGATATTCGGCTACCTCGTGTATGGATGGCAGTTCTGGTTGGCGCTAATCTCTCGGCTAGTGGAGCGCTTTTGCAAGCAGTGATGCGAAACCCCCTAGCTGACCCAGGGATAACAGGCGTATCAGCTGGAGCAAGTTTAGTAGCCATTATTATTCTGTTATTGTTTCCAACGTATGTTGTGCTTGTACCAATCGGTGCTTTTATAGGTGGCATGATAGCTTGTGGCATTGTCTACATACTCGCTTGGAAAAATGGGCAAATAGAGCCTATTCGTATTGTCTTAGCTGGTGTGGCAGTTAATGCTATATTAGGAGGTGCCACAGGTCTATTGTCCCTTCTTAATTCCGATAAGATACAAGGGGTTATGTTATGGACCAATGGTTCTTTAGCTAAAGTATCTTGGCCAGATATAAAGATTATGACCATCTATACAATCATAGGCATCTTACTAGCACTTGTATGCATACGTATTGCAAATGTGTTGCAGCTGGGGGATGATGTGGCCAAGAATCTTGGCTACAATGTGAATCGTACAAGGATATTTATATCGGTAGTTGCTGTTTTTTTAGCGGGCATTAGTGTGGCTTTTGTGGGTATTATAGGCTTTGTAGGACTGGTTGTACCCCATATTGTTCGTTTGCTTTTTGGTTCGGATTACAAATGGTTACTGCCTGTCAGCATGCTGATGGGTGGAGCTGTATTGGTTGCAGCGGATACGCTGGCAAGAATGATAGCAGCGCCTATTGAATTGCCTGTGGGGACCATGATGGCCATGTTAGGCGGTCCATTCTTTTTATATCTGTTAAGAAGGGGGAATAGAAGATGA
- a CDS encoding nucleotide-binding protein, producing the protein MRKIAIYGKGGIGKSTTVSNLSRALAAKGKTVMQIGCDPKADSTKNLVGGQPIPTILKTLKEKKKNVQLEDIIVEGDGGVLCLEAGGPTPGIGCAGRGIISAFETLETLHAYDTYQPDIVIYDVLGDVVCGGFAMPLRNGYSDEVYIVTSGEMMSMYAASNIAGAVRQFANRDYASLGGLILNAKNIENEEHLVHKLSQEIGTGVIQHIPRNPVVQKAEHQGKTVVEAYPEDEMTYVYMTLADKILKED; encoded by the coding sequence ATGAGGAAAATAGCAATTTATGGAAAAGGTGGTATTGGTAAATCAACCACCGTATCCAATCTATCAAGAGCCCTTGCGGCAAAAGGTAAGACAGTTATGCAGATTGGTTGTGACCCCAAAGCCGATTCCACCAAGAATCTTGTAGGTGGACAGCCGATTCCGACCATTCTAAAAACCTTAAAAGAAAAAAAGAAGAATGTCCAATTAGAAGATATTATTGTTGAGGGTGATGGCGGTGTACTATGCTTGGAAGCAGGTGGACCAACGCCAGGTATTGGCTGCGCTGGTCGAGGTATTATATCCGCATTTGAGACCCTAGAGACATTGCATGCTTATGACACCTATCAACCCGATATTGTCATCTATGATGTATTAGGTGATGTGGTTTGTGGTGGTTTTGCCATGCCCCTTCGTAATGGGTATTCCGATGAAGTCTATATTGTAACCAGTGGCGAGATGATGAGTATGTATGCAGCCAGTAATATTGCTGGGGCTGTCCGACAATTCGCCAACAGAGATTATGCTTCTTTAGGAGGCTTGATACTCAACGCTAAGAACATTGAGAATGAGGAACATTTGGTACATAAGTTAAGTCAAGAAATAGGTACAGGTGTAATTCAACATATACCAAGAAATCCAGTCGTGCAGAAGGCTGAGCATCAAGGGAAAACGGTAGTAGAAGCTTATCCAGAAGATGAGATGACATATGTATACATGACATTAGCAGATAAAATTCTAAAGGAGGATTAA
- a CDS encoding ABC transporter ATP-binding protein: protein MIRLQNIVFSYNEKPFIDELSLHIKKGEILSIVGPNGSGKSTILKNITRKLDYAKGAIYIEQENIRGLSPKKIAKKMASLSQHQGSTVDFTVRQLIHYGRMPHKKWYEPLGDDDQQQINWAMDKTGVVQLADQPVMTLSGGERQRVWIAMTLAQNPKVLLLDEPTTYLDICHQLEILDLIHELNKELNMTVIMVLHDLNQACQYSHRVCVMKEGRIECLGKPQEIFCSKLIRDVYRVEAVVSHEEGKVHIRPMKVFKGGKITC from the coding sequence ATGATTAGGCTTCAAAACATTGTATTTTCCTATAATGAGAAACCATTTATAGATGAGCTAAGTCTCCATATAAAAAAAGGTGAGATACTGTCCATCGTTGGTCCAAATGGATCTGGTAAGTCCACCATACTGAAAAACATCACCAGAAAACTGGATTATGCTAAAGGGGCTATCTATATTGAACAAGAAAACATTCGAGGATTGTCCCCTAAAAAAATAGCCAAAAAGATGGCTTCTCTAAGTCAGCATCAAGGTTCCACCGTTGATTTTACTGTTCGACAGTTAATCCACTATGGGCGTATGCCTCATAAAAAATGGTATGAACCTTTGGGGGATGATGACCAACAACAAATTAACTGGGCAATGGATAAAACAGGGGTCGTACAACTAGCAGACCAGCCGGTTATGACGTTATCTGGAGGTGAAAGACAACGGGTATGGATAGCCATGACTTTAGCACAAAACCCTAAGGTTCTATTGTTAGATGAGCCCACTACGTATCTGGATATTTGTCATCAACTGGAAATATTGGATCTTATTCATGAGTTAAACAAAGAACTGAATATGACGGTTATTATGGTGCTTCATGACTTGAATCAAGCCTGCCAATATTCTCACCGAGTATGTGTCATGAAAGAAGGCCGGATTGAGTGTCTTGGAAAGCCCCAAGAAATATTCTGTTCAAAACTCATAAGAGATGTTTACCGCGTAGAAGCCGTTGTCAGTCATGAAGAAGGAAAAGTCCATATACGCCCCATGAAAGTATTTAAAGGAGGTAAAATAACATGTTAA
- a CDS encoding nitrogenase component 1: MKLYKNYPIASDRMGMLWALNGIHDACIIEFGPAGTTHFSIEGLMQFGATVHAKTFTTHMDEHDVTFGNEERLVDAILEVDKVEKPAYIFVLGSSITSIIGIDLEGVRLQVQDDIDSQIILLPDCDFQRNFRQGIEEVNTILVREIALKNSTQDKQPVFNLLGLGIHDYNHRSDYYEIKRLMWEYFSLDIGTTFTLDTSIEAIAQASKAMINLVVNKEGLEAAKILEVVYKQPYVDMRPYGVANTRHWLACIGEQLNRAVPDDICQEELKEIAYKENMLKRRIKQLEHADIYVNQDTMDTSALEAYLSSLGFQLTDNKDNACLVWTNGIEALTSKKAIQISHPSFHQERQYPYTPMMGIRGTHYLLQEIGNTLTKALLQD; the protein is encoded by the coding sequence ATGAAATTATATAAAAATTATCCCATTGCATCAGATCGTATGGGTATGTTATGGGCACTAAATGGTATTCATGATGCTTGCATTATTGAATTTGGTCCAGCCGGAACCACACATTTTTCTATTGAAGGGTTAATGCAGTTTGGGGCCACCGTCCACGCTAAGACATTTACCACACATATGGATGAACATGACGTGACTTTTGGCAACGAAGAACGACTAGTGGATGCCATCTTAGAGGTTGATAAAGTGGAGAAACCAGCTTACATTTTTGTATTAGGGTCCTCCATAACATCCATCATTGGAATTGACCTTGAAGGTGTTAGGCTACAAGTACAGGATGACATTGATAGTCAAATTATTCTTCTTCCAGACTGTGATTTTCAAAGGAATTTCCGTCAGGGGATAGAAGAAGTTAATACAATCTTGGTCAGAGAAATAGCACTTAAAAATTCTACTCAGGACAAACAACCTGTATTTAATTTACTTGGACTAGGTATACATGATTATAACCATCGTAGTGATTATTATGAAATTAAACGGCTAATGTGGGAATATTTTTCATTGGATATAGGCACAACGTTTACATTGGATACATCCATTGAGGCAATTGCACAGGCTTCAAAAGCTATGATTAACTTGGTTGTTAACAAAGAAGGATTAGAAGCAGCTAAGATCCTAGAAGTGGTTTATAAGCAACCTTATGTGGATATGCGTCCCTATGGAGTGGCCAATACCAGGCACTGGCTTGCCTGTATTGGGGAACAATTAAATCGTGCTGTACCTGATGATATATGTCAAGAAGAATTAAAAGAGATTGCTTACAAAGAAAACATGTTAAAACGACGCATTAAGCAATTGGAGCATGCTGATATCTATGTCAATCAGGATACCATGGATACCAGCGCCTTAGAAGCGTACTTATCCAGTTTAGGGTTTCAATTAACAGATAATAAGGACAATGCCTGCCTAGTATGGACCAATGGTATTGAAGCCCTTACCAGTAAAAAAGCCATACAGATATCACATCCAAGCTTCCATCAAGAAAGGCAATACCCCTATACACCAATGATGGGTATACGAGGTACCCATTATCTGCTGCAAGAAATAGGCAATACATTGACAAAAGCGCTGCTGCAAGACTAA
- a CDS encoding nitrogenase component 1, which translates to MLKEDYRLSNIQEDKDVKSLSKAQFPGPHCPLFGAIMTASYIEDLTLLIIGTEECTYYGKDFAMTRQNGKDQVYAAVLEQHDITFGCESDLREMILKIDREDRPKALMVITTCVVELVGEDVASILHSLREEVDTKLLIVHTEHFKCNSHIDGMEKTLAQLAYLMETKRKKEKAVNILGFKYEGVEQTELYVLLEDEGIDVAMTIPTKVTIESIAEATSSALNIVVDATALPLAKAMEQQFQIPYVDFGMGLDLDRIANCYKEISDYLGIALHKKIEEKYNEVADRMEKVENGLQGKTFIYGNTPFDCFAFSEFLMELGMEPLIIQCRELLPSHGEVMMRMLNRHVNPYILRMANVAPLRRIYGTLKPDYYFGHESPMELSKHHITQIVTDTCAKKIGFEKVMAVIDAIQEEQGIFSLMGEHKKNNSDEQVRNKIKHMTNMPESMKKMLLNMKSIPDAMQEALLTLDDNAPMESMMQGHGAHMMMRRS; encoded by the coding sequence ATGTTAAAAGAGGACTATCGTTTGTCCAACATTCAAGAAGATAAAGATGTCAAAAGTCTGAGTAAAGCTCAGTTTCCTGGACCTCACTGTCCTTTGTTCGGCGCCATTATGACAGCTTCCTATATAGAAGACCTTACGTTATTAATTATTGGTACAGAAGAATGTACCTATTATGGAAAAGATTTTGCCATGACCCGCCAAAATGGAAAAGACCAGGTGTATGCTGCTGTTTTAGAGCAACACGATATTACCTTTGGCTGTGAATCAGATCTTAGAGAAATGATCCTTAAGATTGACCGTGAAGATAGACCCAAAGCACTGATGGTCATCACCACTTGTGTGGTGGAATTGGTGGGTGAAGATGTAGCAAGTATACTGCATAGTCTTCGGGAAGAAGTAGATACCAAGTTGCTGATTGTTCATACAGAGCATTTCAAGTGTAATAGTCATATTGACGGCATGGAAAAAACGTTAGCCCAATTGGCATACTTAATGGAAACAAAAAGGAAGAAAGAAAAAGCTGTTAATATCCTTGGCTTTAAATATGAGGGTGTCGAGCAGACGGAACTTTATGTATTATTAGAAGATGAAGGTATTGATGTAGCCATGACAATACCAACCAAAGTAACCATTGAAAGCATAGCAGAAGCAACTTCAAGTGCGCTGAATATTGTGGTGGATGCAACAGCTCTTCCTTTAGCAAAAGCTATGGAACAGCAATTCCAAATACCTTATGTGGATTTTGGCATGGGATTGGACCTGGATCGTATTGCTAATTGTTATAAGGAAATAAGCGATTATCTGGGTATAGCCTTACATAAAAAGATTGAAGAAAAATACAATGAGGTAGCCGACCGTATGGAGAAAGTAGAAAATGGGCTTCAAGGTAAGACATTTATTTATGGGAACACGCCTTTTGACTGCTTTGCCTTTAGTGAATTTCTAATGGAACTGGGGATGGAACCCCTTATTATTCAGTGTCGTGAATTACTGCCATCCCATGGTGAAGTCATGATGCGCATGCTTAATCGTCATGTCAATCCTTATATCCTACGCATGGCTAATGTTGCACCGCTTAGAAGGATATATGGAACACTCAAACCAGATTATTACTTTGGCCATGAAAGTCCCATGGAGCTTAGTAAACATCATATTACTCAAATTGTTACTGATACGTGTGCTAAAAAAATCGGATTCGAGAAAGTCATGGCCGTTATAGATGCTATACAAGAAGAGCAAGGTATATTTAGCCTGATGGGTGAACATAAAAAAAATAACAGTGATGAGCAAGTTAGAAACAAAATTAAACATATGACCAACATGCCTGAATCCATGAAAAAAATGCTTCTGAATATGAAAAGCATACCTGATGCGATGCAAGAAGCGCTGCTTACATTAGATGACAATGCGCCTATGGAAAGTATGATGCAAGGACATGGTGCGCATATGATGATGAGGAGGTCTTAA